A genomic segment from Variovorax paradoxus B4 encodes:
- a CDS encoding response regulator transcription factor, translated as MTKEDAAPIRLFLVDDHPLVRDGLRARLGTMPRLEIVGEAGSAAEALALVESLRPDLLLMDVGMKDMNGIDLAALVLQRQPAPHVVMLSMYDNPEYVQKALQVGARGYVLKDAPAAEIVAAIEAVSAGGTFLSPAVSKKLFRNQAPRPLLTPRESEILTALGRGESSKQIARDLGLSVRTVEAHRQSIKRRLGIEGQAELIKYAVEHAREFGQG; from the coding sequence ATGACAAAAGAAGACGCTGCCCCCATTCGCCTCTTTCTGGTCGACGACCATCCGCTGGTGCGCGATGGCCTGCGCGCGCGGCTGGGCACCATGCCCAGGCTCGAGATCGTCGGCGAGGCGGGCAGCGCGGCCGAGGCGCTGGCGCTCGTCGAGTCGCTCAGGCCCGATCTGCTGCTGATGGATGTCGGCATGAAGGACATGAACGGCATCGACCTGGCCGCGCTGGTGCTGCAACGCCAGCCCGCGCCGCATGTGGTGATGCTCAGCATGTACGACAATCCCGAGTACGTGCAGAAGGCCCTGCAGGTGGGCGCGCGCGGCTACGTGCTGAAGGACGCGCCCGCGGCCGAGATCGTGGCCGCCATCGAGGCCGTGTCGGCGGGCGGCACCTTCCTGAGCCCGGCCGTGTCGAAGAAGTTGTTCCGCAACCAGGCGCCAAGGCCGCTGCTCACGCCGCGCGAGAGCGAGATTCTTACCGCGCTGGGCCGCGGCGAATCGAGCAAGCAGATCGCGCGCGACCTGGGCCTGAGCGTGCGCACGGTGGAGGCGCACCGGCAGAGCATCAAGCGGCGACTGGGCATCGAAGGGCAGGCGGAACTCATCAAGTATGCGGTGGAGCATGCGCGGGAGTTCGGGCAGGGGTGA